Sequence from the Castanea sativa cultivar Marrone di Chiusa Pesio chromosome 12, ASM4071231v1 genome:
TCAATGTCCTGAGGACGACCATAAAGGCCTTCTATGATTTTTCCTGCCTCtgcaatttttgagaaaagtgaGACTTGGAAAGCTTTATCAACTACCAACCGATCCTTGGAGTAGTCTAACACAACTTCCTCCTCTTTATCCATGACTATGCTGCAACAAGTTCTTATACACATTAGATTGCATCATTAAAGGAAGAAAAGCGaagacacaatattttcacaccCCAAATCAGATTGTATTTATGAGAAAGTCTGCAGTTTTGTAACAACTCCTAACATGCCATCATGTtgttgcatggacaaagttgtcttgttatttcatttatttattgtatatatGCAAcatctaaaataacaaaattgggCCTTTGCGTGTTGTGATATGGTGTGACATTTTACAATAGACTGCCAAGAATTTAATGGTGAAGGACCTGCAATTCTGCATGTAGTTAAACTAGTTGCGATAACTTCAAATACCTAGGGGTGCACATCTGAATTACTAAATTGGTATCCAACTAGGGGGCCATCTAGGCTAATATAAATGCAATGTGATCATAACCATAATCCTCCCTCTATCCTATATTGTTAATCCTATTTAGAAATCCAATATTGTTAGGAAACATCATTTAATGGACTGTGTTTCAAATAAAGATGTATAAGCTTCCAAAATTACTTTCCTTAATTTAGACTCTAGCGAGaatattgactttttaaaataaagggtaatTTGGGAAAGTTATCAATATTATGCTTACTGACTTTTAAAAGAGGAACATATTTTGGAATATCCCAAAATAGAATAGAGGACCAACAATATGGGATGGAGGGAGTATTGGATAGCAGAACCACTTCACCATACCAATTTGGAGGCTAATGCAAATGCATTGAGATCCTAACCATCATATTGGATAGTGGAAACACTTCATCATACCAAATTGGGGATGACTTAGCCTGTTCCATTTAGCAATTTTGAGTTGTCCAACCCTCAAGATAGGTTCAACTAACCTGTCATAAAGCCCAGCACCTGCATATCCTTCCAGGTCCTCACCACTTGAGTCTGATCTGAATATAACAGACTGCTTACTATATAACCCTGTTAACTTGCTTGGGTAGCCAATGACCTGAAAGTCAGATTCATATAATGTCcatcttataaataaatttgataggCTTGCAGTAATTGAGACTAAAGTCAATTTCAGAAATGAAGAGTTTATGCAGGCAAATGGAGCATAGAGATGGGAATAGGGGAAGGTTGACCGTACAATAGGAGACATTAGATTGGTCTTCTTGGTAATGAAGCTCATGGCACGTCCAGGATATGCACCCACCAAAGTCTCTCCCAAGCCCTTGACAATCTGTTTTGCAGCAACAAAGAATGATGAAATACATGCCAATCGATTGGTTTAAGATCTAAAAGGCAAGGCATACCTCAGTATAAATCTCTGAGGTGTCTCCTGATAAGGGGTTCTTTGTGTGTATCACAAAAGCATAATCGGCACATATAATTTCTTGAACCAATACAGCCATGCAAAGATTTCCATGATCCAACTTAGCTTTCTTGCAACTAACATATGCTCTTTCATTCCACTTTGAAGCCCAAACCTACAGTGTACATGAGAAAAAAGGTGTTATGTGGAAAGAGTTTCCTGTCACAGACACTTCTAGTACTAGCAACAAATGGTAATCTCGCATGAAATACAATCTTATCTAACAAGGAATTTGCACATTTACATTTGATCACTTGACAAAAGGGGCTTGCAATTTCTGTTTTTATAGAAGTAACAGTCTATTATTGATAACATTAAAGGGAAAGTTTTTGACTAAAAGAGACTCTATTTGGTGCTTAAAAAAGATTCTATATCTGccattggaaaaaaaatcacttcaGTTTTGCATTGCAGTCAATAAGACAGACATGAGACAACTATCCGCATTTTTCAAGATTGTGAGAAACTCCTCTAGTGACCTAACAAATCTTTTACTTTGGGGGCTTGAACACCTagaattttcttgaattccatGTCTCTTTTAACCTAAAATCTTAGATTCTAAATAGcctcaaattttcaatatttttaataagtaatgtACCATGACAAATGCATCATGTTAAAGATTTAGACCTTATACATCCTAAAACACATTGTGATATATCTATTCATGTTTGGTCACTGCCGGTTCATATAAATTTCTCAAAAGTCATGACTCACTTCAAAGCAGCagtatttttttcacattatgtCTAGAAAACTTCTGTTGTTACATCTTTGTAATAGAACATTATACTTTATGTTGCTAAATGAATTTACTTTTCCAATAGCTATCACGGGTTTCACAGCTAACAAAGTAGCAATCCTCCTTTGATTCTGGAGTATGTTTAAAATTCACCAGAAAGAATTTGTCTAATATAGTTCACTGATGAGATCACATAAAAACATGATATGTAAAATTTGTGGGcgtgaataaattttttgtatggAGCATTAAGTAAACAAGCCATTGACTTCTGAAACTGGGAAGTAGAATGTCAGAGACACGAAATTGCAAAGAAGAAATTGCCTGTCATCATTCttctttaataatttgatacataatgctaaaaataaaatagagccACTGGATTTGTAAATACACACGATTgatattttagccaaaaaaagaaaaagaaaatagaaaacacaTGATTGATAAATTATGCtcaaaatattgtgaaagtcTGCTAAAAATACAATAGAGCCAAAAGATTAGTAAAAAGCACATGATTGTTACATTATGTTTTTATATAGTAAGAGTATTCTGAACACTGATACCTTCTTTATTGCTTGCCAAGCTTCTTGCCACCTCTCCTCGCCTTCATCACCAGGCCATGGCATTCTTGAACTTCTCATTTTGCTCTTAAGTTCATAGGTCTTCCAAGAATTTCAAAAAGAGTGGAGCACATACAATTAAGTTTAGAAAATGAGCGAATCTGCTTTCTTGATAAAATGCTGATATACAAGTTTATTTCAGAAGCAAATTTATCATAATTATAAACTCCATGCATTCATATGACTCAGGTTAAGATGGATGCCTGTTGCCTAGGAGACAGTGTTGCATTTCACTTAGTTATGAGGACTATATTCCCAAGGCAATTAGAACATGTAATGCATGAAAAAGATCAACAGAGAAAATAAAGCCAAGTTGTACTTCATCTAAATCATAGTGATTAAGCTATATGATATGGATTTATCTAATCAATAACTTGAATTTTATAATAAGTATCTATTACAGATTCATAAAGCAGCATCATTCAAAGAGTTCCATAGCCAACAAGCAACCATAAAACAGTGGAAAGAGATTGAAAAAACATTATAATTACCAAAGATAAAGGAGCATTCATTTGTAGAACAGATTCCCGTACTGCTTGAAGTTTTGAAAGATCACCGTGATGTACAAATTTCATGAACTGAGCAATCTTATTTGCGATATCCTGAAAGTAAACAAACACAAAAGGAATATTTTATGgctaccaaaagaaaaagatacatcttggaaaaaagaacttttaaaAGAATTGGATCCATAAATATTCACAATCAAAACTAGTTTTTATAAGAAGATTGAGAAGCCATAAACACCAGCAGTAGTCTTCCTGGACCTCAACGGAAAATTTGAAGATTGAAAAAAAGTGTTGGTgttgtattgtttttataatttatatgataaaATGAGCTATACCTTATTGACATCTTCTGATAGAACAGTCTCAAAGGCTCCAAATGGTAGGGCAACTGACATTGGAATTTTAATCCATGATGGCACCCTTCCTCTCAAAAATTTAGTATTGCAAGATTTTGCACCAACCTTCAAAATATAAGATTTtcaaaaccattaaaaattaATCTTATTTTACTCATCTATATTTCCATTAGAACTCACAATAATCAATGCGCACCACAAGATACTTTGTTAGTCCATTGAATACAAAAGTTATCTAATCATTCAGTGATAATAAATGtaatcaataaaataagaaGTTGCTAGAGTAAAGAGAGACTAGTAAAGTGCTTCATTTtcagttataaaataaaaataataaaatgacacACTGATCACGGCATATAATAATTCAAAAGGTATGAGCATTCTTTCCTATGATGCTTCTGCAATATCAATCATTGACCAAACTTGAAGTGAAGCCTTCTTATCAGCTTACAATCAAATGAGCACATAGCTAATTAGATAGGCCATACAAATCTGATACAAGCATACAGGAAAAGAGaaagtagataaaaaaaaaaaaaaacctattttcaaaatacaaagcAGTTTGTAAGTTGCCATGAGCATACCATCTCGCTAGTGAACTCCTCAACTGAAACAGCATATTTACCACAGAAAGGCTTCTTTTTAAGGGAGATTCCTCGAGGAAtggagaaagaaacaaaagaatctTGGGATACATTGAAGCTACTGATGTCACTGCAAGTATAAAAGAAACCATGGATTTGGCAGGTAAGGAGGCATAATATATTAATCAAGTAACCGCTTAAAGGACTTACCTGATAACTAAATTTGTTGACTTCAGACGTATTGATACTGCTTTGCCTTCTTTCAATTTGAGATCTCTAAGAATATACTGATCAAAGCATGTGGCAAAACATACCTGTAGCATGCAACTCTGGTAAGGTGTTACAAAATGGTGTCCTTAGCGAAGCATTTAGATGAGCTTTGCATCTCATATTATATGAAagcatttaaaatttgattatatggaaatttacattaaaaaatgtGAGAAGTGATGAAAAGATTGTATGCCTTGGAATTTCTTGCTCTAATAGCAACATGAGACAGAACATCTGGCATATCAGGGGTCAGCACAGCAACAACCCCATCTGGAATCTCCTCATTCCCTGTTACTCTGCTCGCAATTATAACGGTTGGTCTTCTATAAACTTTGCTCTGAGTAGTAATTAACTCATTAACAGAAACTATAAAACCACATACTTCCACAGGGCTGATAACCTGCCAACTGTTAGACACAAACTTTAGCacattgtttaattttaaacccTATAACAATAAAGTTACACAAAAGAAACCAATAAACTATGATTGGAAGATAAACATTTTGCAGCGAGATCTGGGTACAAGGGTTTATTCAGAGCATATAATGGATGACTAAAAACAAATCATTACCAGCCCACATTTGCAAATTTTCTAACAATGGGGTCAAAATGCTTGATGAGAGAAGACAGAGTAGCAGCTGATCCTGCCCTTACTAACTCCTCCGTGAAAATATCTATCTGACAACAGAAATTGTTAGAAGTAAACAAAAGTGTCCTGAtcacaaagagaagaagaaaaaggtcTAATAAGATAATTTAGGCATGAAACAAAAACCTTCCATATCAGTTTTATAGTTCAAAATATAGTTGGCAAAGTTGGATAACATACCGCCCATTTCTCAACACCTAGCATATTCCCAAGGTATTCTGCACTAGGCTGGATCTTTTTCTGATAATTCTGAGACCTTTCAGAAAGAACTAGTTGCAGTCGATCAAGGACAGCCTTTGTTTGTAATGCCCACTGACCATCATTAGTGTATAGTTCACACACTCGGTACCAATCCTTTAAAAGAAACAGAACGCCAAATAATTTGAGAGAGGAGTTCCATTAAGCATTAAATCttccctcacaaaaaaaaaaaaaaatgcaactcaAAAAAAGATTTCCAATGATTTTATATCTCAATAAGCAAAGTATATGCTACACCTTAATCCGTACTGATGTCAACAGAAAACGTTAATGAATGTTACAGAAAGATAAACCTTAGTGCAGTAGAtaaaatcttcattgttgacTGTTGACAGACATAAACTTTCGAGCACTAAGGACATGAAGAACATTGGCTCCTGCTCATTCATAACAAAGTGAAGcataaaatttttgttgcatAAAAAAGGcaaatattaatttatccaaaaataaacgTAGAGGTTGTGAAAAGGCTAATACTGGTGGGTGTGCAAAGTTTAGATCCTTGAATCCCCTTTCCATACTTGCTCTAACAGCTGAAGCTAAAGCAAGATCAAGGAAAAGTAAATCTTTTAATCTTCCATGAGAAGTGAGCAGAAGGGAACGAAGCTCAATGCGAGATTCCAGTAACTTCTGAAAAAATAATGTCAGACCTTAAATCTTCCTTACAATTCAGACACATAAACTTTAAAATGTTCTTTAGAAAAAAGATGACCTCCATAAGTGGTCCAATATTTTCATCACCAACATGTGCTTTGACAAAATACAGGCAGTCCTAAAACAACAAAGATGAATAAAAGTTACTCCTCATTTACACATTGGATTTAATAGAATATTCACACACACGTGCAGACCATGTACAAACAACATGTAGATGTGTACACACAAGAATAACAGTCACACAAGGAAAATCTTTTATACATTAGTTGactagaaatttaaaaagagaCAATCACCTGCAACTTTAGTGACAAACCACCAACAGAATCTACTGGACCCTGAAACACCAGAGGATGAGGTTGTGGGTTAAACGCTTGATGGGTGTGTAactttccatttaaaaaaaataaagctaatGTACTGTCCATGAAACTCATCAAACAGCACATAATGTAATTACCTTGACAGAGGAACCCAAACAAGTTTCAATTGCAGATTCAAGGTCAACACCTGAATGAACAGCCTGCAACATGCAAAACAAGTAATAAGAAGTTTACTAACATATATAGAAAGAAATCTAGAATAAAGAGTCGATAGAAAATTTCCGGTAATCCGATTGACTCAATGTATGTCAAATTAAGCATGACCCACATACAACATGGAACCTCCCACCTTAGAGTCATTGAATAGCTTGACTTGAAAGTGGGTTAAGTTAAATCAATTAggtaagataaaaaaaaaaaaaaaacaatatctCTCAATTATGAAATTGTTCATGTTATGGTTAAAttcttttcaataatttaatcaAAGCTCCAAAATTGAATTTACTAAAAAAGACTTCCATTGGACCATTCTTCTAGTCATTGAACACGATAAAACAATTTAGCTACCTATTTTTTCtacaaattccttttttttttccttctaaactTTAGGAatcgctaagtctcttttttttttctttttttcttttttataactgAATAGTCTCTAGTTCTCATGTGAAAGATTTATTTAAAATGTCCCTTCACTGctaaattttatttccaatttgTCTAATTTTTAAGTGGAATAAATTCCCAAATTTGTTTActaaattctttgaattttttaagaagaaactAGCATGGGAACAGAAACCCTAAACCCTAGAGCGTAAAATTAATAGACAGCAGTGAAGGACATCATGAATTTGTAATATAATGGGCTCCCTCAGGTTGTATAACACCACATCCATATGAAAAACTTGGTCTGCCATATAACACATGACAACAGGCAAGCTTGCTAGATGCTATTTGCATATTAAAGTCATCATCACAACTCAACTTAACATTCTATGAACATGCCTTAAATAGCTATTATTGCTCtatttgaaaatttggtcaTGAACTTCCTCTTAAATCAATACAAACAATTGCTAATTAAACTCAAACAATATCATGAAAATGTTAGTTCCTTGTCCAAATTGTGTTGCATACCTTTAATGTCCTCAAGTACGCCGTAAGATCACGGATGAGTCCCTCCTTAGCATCAGTCCTGAAGTGAGGTTCTGAAACAATTGGACGGTCATAGCTTGCAAACTTTTCTTTGGTGAGACCATTTGCATTTAATGTTTGCCAATAAACATCAATTCTAAAACCACTTCTCACATAATTTAAGAGTGCCtgttatgggaaaaaaaaaggaattcaaAGATCGCTTTGCAATTAATCATCACACCTACACCAACAAGTTTGGGTCTTAGCTTGGATGTTCATTGCGTACTTGGTGCTAACTTATGTCATCCATTTGACTCTTTTGGTTGCCTATGATGGTCATCTATTATCAGATATTTTCACTTGGTACAGAATATTGATAAATCAGTATGTTTACCTAACTTATTTAGACAGAACatataaaaaagatataaattatataacacATTTAAAGAAcatttgatatttttcaatcaaatgCAAGACCCACTACCTGGTCTCTTGATGGATCAATGCCTGGTCAGGTATGGGCTTTCTATAACAGAAATCTATGAATTATATACCTCACAAATGATCACATCATCTGGGCTACTATTATTGTGTAATTTTTGGTGCCATTCCTCCATCATTCCAGTCTTGCAGTCATTATTCCTCTGTTGATGAAAAAACACAGATACATTAGTCAAATGCCAATGCAACATAAGCCATTTATGCAGCAATCACAACAGAATATACCTGAAGCAGAAGTATTTCATCACGGATTCTCTGCCCAACGTCACCCTGACCTCCACGACCAACACATGTCATTACAAGTCTCACAATTTCCCGATCATTTGGCTGGTTCAAATATATTCTCTGTAGTAAATTGGTAAACTTATCTTGAGCTTCACTGATTTCACTGTGgatatattgaataaaaatgatgtATAAATCAGTTTGTTGTCAAGCAGCGGAAATATTAGGTCAACACCTCTATCTCACCAAACTCAAAAGTTGGGTAAAAGACAAACAAGATATGAAGAAAAGAGAAGGGCCCTAATGAAAGATACCACATACAACAATAAGTAACACATACCTAGCTGTGATGTGGGCATAATTTGGAACTTTATCTAGACGTGGTAAATTTAAAGTGCTTTAATCAATTAAATCTCATTAATTGATGGTGTTAACTCAACTGACCTTAGAAATAagatttcttttattaaaaacattcaCTTCAACTAGAAAACAAGTCCTTAAAGTTGAGAAAAGCAATCAAGGAGGCTCGTGGTGGTCCATAACCTGTTGGAAtccacccccctccccccctctctctctcttcaaaaacAACAACAGTGGGAGGGCAGGGGCTTGTTGGGGCTGAAAATCCACCTTTTGATTAGGGGATCTAGAGATCCATCTAGGCTCCACCAATAGCTAGAATGAAGATTTATAATTCCCATGTTAAAGTCACATTGTACCAGGACCATACGCTAATAGATGAACAACCCAATCTAAACTTGTCTTCCCAAATGTACATCACTTAGAACGTTTTTCAGGAAAACATCTTATGAAATTACATAGA
This genomic interval carries:
- the LOC142618336 gene encoding alpha-glucan water dikinase 2 isoform X1, with the protein product MASSKATSSTQVPRAHHFELVEGMQLQINVTGSSSGRNARIELQLKNCTTTWMLHWGYLYRGNINWFIPVDHPSGTTPYMQGAMQTPFRKNGEVYLLIIELRDPNIHAIEFVLKDGSRDRWLKLNHGNFRIEIPENDATPSHPPIPKDLIDRKAYLLWESRGRPISSPQQQKKDYDDALRELQSQLSKGLSLNELQSSYLTAGASTRFTTNDREEFRSCIPYSYRRRHNVEQWLQKHSEGRVRVQSSALLDLIEKSMGGDIVVSRQSYHVGNYEIAVLLKVVRGDYHILVATNMKGSAVLHWGVSKLSPEEWLAPPPDMLPEKSKMVSGACQTYFTETSTGKGFFQVVDVNLQKRTFVGIQFVIWTGGSWIKNNGKNFFVSLKPMKPSKKIDGDGEGIVRWLLDEISRREKEAERSLMHRFNIATELMELCKAEGELGLIGILVWFRFMECRHLTWNKNYNVKPREISEAQDKFTNLLQRIYLNQPNDREIVRLVMTCVGRGGQGDVGQRIRDEILLLQRNNDCKTGMMEEWHQKLHNNSSPDDVIICEALLNYVRSGFRIDVYWQTLNANGLTKEKFASYDRPIVSEPHFRTDAKEGLIRDLTAYLRTLKAVHSGVDLESAIETCLGSSVKGPVDSVGGLSLKLQDCLYFVKAHVGDENIGPLMEKLLESRIELRSLLLTSHGRLKDLLFLDLALASAVRASMERGFKDLNFAHPPEPMFFMSLVLESLCLSTVNNEDFIYCTKDWYRVCELYTNDGQWALQTKAVLDRLQLVLSERSQNYQKKIQPSAEYLGNMLGVEKWAIDIFTEELVRAGSAATLSSLIKHFDPIVRKFANVGCWQVISPVEVCGFIVSVNELITTQSKVYRRPTVIIASRVTGNEEIPDGVVAVLTPDMPDVLSHVAIRARNSKVCFATCFDQYILRDLKLKEGKAVSIRLKSTNLVISDISSFNVSQDSFVSFSIPRGISLKKKPFCGKYAVSVEEFTSEMVGAKSCNTKFLRGRVPSWIKIPMSVALPFGAFETVLSEDVNKDIANKIAQFMKFVHHGDLSKLQAVRESVLQMNAPLSLTYELKSKMRSSRMPWPGDEGEERWQEAWQAIKKVWASKWNERAYVSCKKAKLDHGNLCMAVLVQEIICADYAFVIHTKNPLSGDTSEIYTEIVKGLGETLVGAYPGRAMSFITKKTNLMSPIVIGYPSKLTGLYSKQSVIFRSDSSGEDLEGYAGAGLYDSIVMDKEEEVVLDYSKDRLVVDKAFQVSLFSKIAEAGKIIEGLYGRPQDIEGVVKDGIIYVVQTRPQI
- the LOC142618336 gene encoding alpha-glucan water dikinase 2 isoform X2 → MASSKATSSTQVPRAHHFELVEGMQLQINVTGSSSGRNARIELQLKNCTTTWMLHWGYLYRGNINWFIPVDHPSGTTPYMQGAMQTPFRKNGEVYLLIIELRDPNIHAIEFVLKDGSRDRWLKLNHGNFRIEIPENDATPSHPPIPKDLIDRKAYLLWESRGRPISSPQQQKKDYDDALRELQSQLSKGLSLNELQSSYLTAGASTRFTTNDREEFRSCIPYSYRRRHNVEQWLQKHSEGRVRVQSSALLDLIEKSMGGDIVVSRQSYHVGNYEIAVLLKVVRGDYHILVATNMKGSAVLHWGVSKLSPEEWLAPPPDMLPEKSKMVSGACQTYFTETSTGKGFFQVVDVNLQKRTFVGIQFVIWTGGSWIKNNGKNFFVSLKPMKPSKKIDGDGEGIVRWLLDEISRREKEAERSLMHRFNIATELMELCKAEGELGLIGILVWFRFMECRHLTWNKNYNVKPREISEAQDKFTNLLQRIYLNQPNDREIVRLVMTCVGRGGQGDVGQRIRDEILLLQRNNDCKTGMMEEWHQKLHNNSSPDDVIICEALLNYVRSGFRIDVYWQTLNANGLTKEKFASYDRPIVSEPHFRTDAKEGLIRDLTAYLRTLKAVHSGVDLESAIETCLGSSVKGPVDSVGGLSLKLQKLLESRIELRSLLLTSHGRLKDLLFLDLALASAVRASMERGFKDLNFAHPPEPMFFMSLVLESLCLSTVNNEDFIYCTKDWYRVCELYTNDGQWALQTKAVLDRLQLVLSERSQNYQKKIQPSAEYLGNMLGVEKWAIDIFTEELVRAGSAATLSSLIKHFDPIVRKFANVGCWQVISPVEVCGFIVSVNELITTQSKVYRRPTVIIASRVTGNEEIPDGVVAVLTPDMPDVLSHVAIRARNSKVCFATCFDQYILRDLKLKEGKAVSIRLKSTNLVISDISSFNVSQDSFVSFSIPRGISLKKKPFCGKYAVSVEEFTSEMVGAKSCNTKFLRGRVPSWIKIPMSVALPFGAFETVLSEDVNKDIANKIAQFMKFVHHGDLSKLQAVRESVLQMNAPLSLTYELKSKMRSSRMPWPGDEGEERWQEAWQAIKKVWASKWNERAYVSCKKAKLDHGNLCMAVLVQEIICADYAFVIHTKNPLSGDTSEIYTEIVKGLGETLVGAYPGRAMSFITKKTNLMSPIVIGYPSKLTGLYSKQSVIFRSDSSGEDLEGYAGAGLYDSIVMDKEEEVVLDYSKDRLVVDKAFQVSLFSKIAEAGKIIEGLYGRPQDIEGVVKDGIIYVVQTRPQI